One genomic segment of Nonomuraea coxensis DSM 45129 includes these proteins:
- a CDS encoding LacI family DNA-binding transcriptional regulator, with protein sequence MVTLEDVARQAGVSLATASRVLNGSTRQVGAALRARVEQAADELGYRANIAAQTLARGAGNVIGIVVHDLTDPYFAALADGAMRAAATQGLLVMVGTTHRDPEQEIAYVATLSAQRVRAVLLVGSRVADPQVTGRLRDELVRYRAGGGRAACVGQDLLGVDTVAPANRAGAAELARALAGLGHTRFAVLAGPPHLVTAADRCAGFAGALEELGLPAPQIIPGPFDRDGGHEAARRVDPDVTCVFAVNDVMAVGALAAYREAGVRVPEDVSVAGFDDIVTLRDHVPALTTVRLPLKDMGARALELALAEDDAPVVEQVAGEVVLRESVRRLA encoded by the coding sequence GTGGTCACGCTTGAGGACGTCGCCAGGCAGGCCGGCGTCTCGCTGGCGACCGCCTCGCGGGTGCTCAACGGCAGCACCCGCCAAGTGGGCGCGGCCCTGCGGGCCCGCGTCGAGCAGGCCGCCGACGAGCTGGGCTACCGCGCCAACATCGCGGCCCAGACGCTGGCCAGGGGAGCCGGCAACGTCATCGGCATCGTCGTGCACGACCTGACCGACCCCTACTTCGCCGCGCTCGCCGACGGCGCGATGCGGGCCGCGGCCACCCAGGGCCTGCTGGTCATGGTGGGCACCACGCACCGCGACCCCGAGCAGGAGATCGCCTACGTCGCCACGCTCAGCGCCCAGCGCGTACGCGCCGTGCTGCTGGTCGGCTCCCGCGTGGCCGATCCCCAGGTCACCGGGCGGCTCCGCGACGAACTGGTCCGATACCGGGCGGGCGGCGGCCGGGCCGCCTGCGTCGGCCAGGACCTCCTCGGCGTCGACACCGTCGCTCCCGCCAACCGCGCGGGCGCGGCGGAGCTGGCGCGGGCCCTCGCCGGGCTCGGCCACACCCGCTTCGCGGTGCTGGCCGGGCCGCCGCACCTGGTGACGGCGGCCGACCGGTGCGCGGGCTTCGCCGGGGCGCTGGAGGAGCTGGGGCTGCCCGCGCCGCAGATCATCCCGGGGCCGTTCGACCGCGACGGCGGCCACGAGGCCGCGCGGCGCGTCGATCCCGACGTCACGTGCGTGTTCGCGGTCAACGACGTCATGGCCGTGGGGGCGCTGGCCGCCTACCGGGAGGCCGGGGTGCGGGTGCCGGAGGACGTGTCGGTGGCCGGGTTCGACGACATCGTCACGCTGCGTGATCACGTTCCGGCGCTGACGACCGTGCGGCTGCCGCTGAAGGACATGGGGGCGCGGGCGCTGGAGCTGGCGCTCGCCGAGGACGACGCCCCGGTGGTCGAGCAGGTCGCCGGCGAGGTCGTGCTGCGCGAGAGCGTCCGGAGGCTCGCTTGA
- a CDS encoding TetR/AcrR family transcriptional regulator, giving the protein MAETPKRGRPRTFDRAAALTAATRLFWERGYEGVSIGELTEAMGIRSGSLYAAFGDKKSLFKEVVDTYGRSPVGAFAGVALQEEATAYGAFARILREAATIYPDPAHPAGCLAISAATNVTPQDAEVRAFLRDLRNKNVDGFEARLREAQQAGELPAQTNPRALAEYFATVLQGLSQRAQDGATAPQLAATVELALAAWPTVQR; this is encoded by the coding sequence ATGGCTGAGACCCCGAAGCGCGGCCGTCCGCGCACCTTCGACCGCGCAGCGGCACTGACCGCGGCCACGCGTCTGTTCTGGGAGCGAGGTTATGAGGGCGTTTCCATCGGCGAGCTGACCGAGGCGATGGGGATCCGCTCAGGAAGCCTGTACGCGGCCTTCGGAGACAAGAAGTCCCTGTTCAAGGAAGTGGTTGACACCTACGGCCGCTCACCTGTCGGCGCCTTCGCAGGTGTGGCCCTCCAGGAGGAGGCCACTGCGTACGGGGCGTTCGCGCGCATCCTTCGAGAGGCCGCGACCATCTACCCGGACCCCGCGCACCCGGCTGGCTGCCTGGCCATCAGCGCGGCGACCAACGTCACTCCGCAGGATGCGGAAGTGCGCGCATTCCTCCGGGATCTACGCAACAAGAACGTGGACGGGTTCGAGGCGCGACTGCGAGAGGCGCAGCAGGCGGGGGAACTGCCCGCCCAGACCAACCCTCGGGCCCTGGCCGAATACTTCGCCACCGTCCTCCAGGGACTCTCGCAACGAGCCCAGGACGGCGCCACCGCCCCCCAACTGGCCGCAACCGTGGAACTGGCACTGGCCGCCTGGCCGACAGTGCAACGCTGA
- a CDS encoding SDR family oxidoreductase gives MSPSTSPRSWAPGVSRRTRSPPGIIDTDVNAGWLRGNPAAEAHAASLAALGRVGQPEDVADIVAFLASDDARWVTGKVIDATGGSGL, from the coding sequence ATTTCACCCTCAACCTCGCCAAGGAGCTGGGCGCCCGGGGTATCACGGCGAACTCGGTCGCCCCCGGGAATCATCGACACGGACGTCAACGCGGGGTGGCTGCGGGGCAACCCGGCGGCCGAAGCCCACGCGGCCTCCCTGGCTGCGCTGGGCCGTGTCGGCCAACCGGAAGACGTGGCCGACATCGTGGCCTTCCTCGCCTCGGACGACGCGCGCTGGGTCACCGGCAAGGTGATCGACGCGACCGGCGGCTCCGGCCTGTGA
- a CDS encoding thiolase family protein, with protein sequence MFVDGVRTPFGRSGPKGLYAETRADDLVVRVIRELMRRNPNLPPERVDEVAIAATTQIGDQGLTIGRSAAVLAGLPKSVPGYAIDRMCAGAMTAVTTVAGGIAFGAYDVAIAGGVEHMGRHPMGEGVDPNPRFLSEKLVDPSALVMGMTAENLHDRYPAIGKERADAYAVLSQEKAAKAYADGKIQPDLVPTAIRTAEKGWGLAVEDEAPRPGTTMEGLSGLKTPFRPHGNVTAGNSSGINDGATGCVVAAREVAEELGLGPRMRLVSYAFAGVDPEVMGVGPIPSTERALRLAGLDISDIGLFEINEAFAVQVLAFLDHFGIADDDPRVNPYGGAIAYGHPLASSGVRLMTQLARQFGERPDVRYGITTMCVGMGMGGTVIWENLA encoded by the coding sequence GTGTTCGTCGACGGCGTGCGCACGCCTTTCGGCCGGTCAGGCCCGAAGGGGCTGTACGCGGAGACCCGGGCGGACGACCTGGTCGTCCGGGTCATCCGCGAGCTCATGCGGCGCAACCCCAACCTTCCGCCCGAGCGCGTGGACGAGGTCGCCATCGCCGCGACCACCCAGATCGGCGACCAGGGCCTGACCATCGGCCGCTCGGCCGCCGTGCTCGCCGGGCTGCCCAAGAGCGTGCCCGGCTACGCGATCGACCGCATGTGCGCGGGCGCGATGACCGCCGTGACCACGGTCGCGGGCGGCATCGCCTTCGGCGCGTACGACGTGGCGATCGCGGGCGGCGTCGAGCACATGGGCCGCCACCCCATGGGCGAGGGCGTCGACCCCAACCCGCGTTTCCTGTCCGAGAAGCTGGTCGACCCGAGCGCGCTGGTCATGGGCATGACCGCCGAGAACCTGCACGACCGCTACCCGGCGATCGGCAAGGAGCGCGCGGACGCCTACGCGGTGCTGTCGCAGGAGAAGGCCGCCAAGGCGTACGCCGACGGCAAGATCCAGCCCGACCTCGTCCCCACCGCGATCAGGACCGCCGAGAAGGGCTGGGGGCTCGCCGTCGAGGACGAGGCGCCGCGGCCCGGCACCACCATGGAGGGCCTGAGCGGGCTCAAGACGCCGTTCCGGCCGCACGGCAACGTCACGGCGGGCAACTCCTCCGGCATCAACGACGGCGCCACCGGCTGCGTCGTGGCCGCCCGCGAGGTGGCCGAGGAGCTGGGGCTCGGGCCGCGGATGCGGCTGGTGTCGTACGCGTTCGCGGGCGTGGACCCCGAGGTGATGGGCGTCGGCCCGATCCCGTCCACCGAGCGGGCGCTGCGGCTGGCCGGGCTCGACATCTCCGACATCGGGCTGTTCGAGATCAACGAGGCGTTCGCCGTGCAGGTGCTGGCCTTCCTCGACCACTTCGGCATCGCCGACGACGACCCCCGCGTCAACCCCTACGGCGGCGCGATCGCCTACGGCCACCCGCTGGCCTCCTCGGGCGTGCGGCTGATGACGCAGCTCGCCCGGCAGTTCGGCGAGCGTCCCGACGTGCGCTACGGCATCACCACCATGTGCGTCGGCATGGGCATGGGCGGCACTGTGATCTGGGAGAACCTGGCATGA
- a CDS encoding alkaline phosphatase family protein has product MARSTTARNKVLVVGMDGLRFDLLAASGAPVLTALMSAGAYGTSMLPYGEAGAPRTESIGEVVQKSPEPGDGGRAIRSRTDSGPGWSSIATGVWPDKHGVVDNAFADPRFIKFPDFLTRAKNVRPDLVTSAFFSWAALAEHGAFGPAIDHRFVLDGYTCEGGWSAADERVTAAAERHLGGDDPDAVFVYLGDTDEVAHELGPHCPEYAAALHAQDTHLGRLLDAVRARPSYREERWTVLVTTDHGHVDEGGHGGVSDEERTVFVIAHRLGQDLGGRRLAAPRLVDVGPTALAALGVPIEPLWDLDGAPLEH; this is encoded by the coding sequence TTGGCAAGATCCACCACGGCGAGGAACAAGGTCCTCGTGGTCGGCATGGACGGGCTGCGCTTCGACCTGCTGGCCGCCTCGGGCGCGCCGGTCCTGACCGCACTGATGTCCGCCGGTGCGTACGGCACCAGCATGCTCCCCTACGGCGAGGCCGGCGCGCCGCGTACCGAGTCGATCGGCGAGGTCGTGCAGAAGAGTCCCGAGCCGGGCGACGGCGGCCGGGCGATCCGGTCGCGCACCGACTCGGGCCCCGGCTGGTCGTCGATCGCGACCGGCGTGTGGCCGGACAAGCACGGCGTCGTGGACAACGCCTTCGCCGACCCCCGTTTCATAAAATTTCCGGATTTCCTGACTCGGGCGAAGAATGTCCGTCCTGACCTGGTGACCTCCGCGTTCTTCTCCTGGGCGGCGCTCGCCGAGCACGGGGCCTTCGGCCCGGCCATCGACCACCGCTTCGTCCTGGACGGCTACACCTGCGAGGGCGGCTGGAGCGCGGCCGACGAGCGGGTGACCGCCGCCGCGGAGCGCCACCTCGGCGGCGACGACCCCGACGCGGTCTTCGTCTACCTCGGCGACACCGACGAGGTCGCCCACGAGCTCGGCCCCCACTGCCCCGAGTACGCCGCCGCCCTCCACGCCCAGGACACGCACCTGGGCCGCCTGCTGGACGCCGTGCGCGCCCGCCCGTCGTACCGGGAGGAGCGCTGGACCGTCCTCGTCACCACCGACCACGGCCACGTGGACGAGGGCGGCCACGGCGGCGTCTCGGACGAGGAGCGCACGGTCTTCGTCATCGCCCACCGTCTCGGCCAGGATCTCGGCGGGCGGCGGCTCGCCGCTCCGCGCCTGGTGGACGTGGGCCCGACGGCCCTGGCCGCGCTGGGCGTGCCGATCGAGCCACTCTGGGACCTGGACGGCGCGCCGCTGGAGCACTGA
- a CDS encoding sugar phosphate isomerase/epimerase family protein: MRLAVSTLGMPGEGLGRAVEIAARHGCEGLELRLHPDTGVHAGLDAAERRAVRSRVADANLEIAALAGYVRICEPGPDEPVVDALLADLRLAADLGAPGVRVFPRGSDPAIGARRLRAVAESAAGLGVRVLVETHDAMATCAAVAGLLDAAARPGVTGAIWDLLHPWRHGEPPVESLAALGPHLAYVQIKDAVSAEDTTPVPLGAGSVPLEEAGALLRAAGYTGWVSLEWERTWYPHVAPVEEILPGAAAWVRRFAG, encoded by the coding sequence ATGAGGCTGGCGGTCAGCACGCTGGGGATGCCTGGTGAAGGGCTCGGACGGGCCGTGGAGATCGCGGCGCGGCACGGGTGCGAGGGGCTGGAGCTGCGCCTGCATCCCGACACCGGGGTGCACGCCGGGCTGGACGCGGCGGAGCGGCGGGCGGTGCGGTCCAGGGTGGCGGATGCGAACCTGGAGATCGCCGCCCTGGCGGGATATGTCAGGATCTGCGAGCCGGGGCCGGACGAGCCGGTCGTCGACGCTCTCCTCGCCGACCTGCGCCTGGCCGCCGACCTGGGCGCGCCCGGGGTCCGGGTGTTCCCGCGCGGTTCGGACCCGGCGATCGGCGCGCGCCGCCTGCGGGCGGTCGCCGAGAGCGCCGCGGGGCTGGGCGTCCGGGTGCTCGTCGAGACGCACGACGCGATGGCGACCTGCGCGGCCGTGGCCGGGCTGCTCGACGCGGCCGCCCGCCCCGGCGTCACGGGCGCGATCTGGGACCTGCTGCACCCCTGGCGGCACGGCGAGCCGCCGGTCGAGTCGCTGGCCGCGCTCGGCCCGCACCTCGCGTACGTGCAGATCAAGGACGCGGTCTCGGCCGAGGACACCACGCCGGTCCCCCTGGGGGCGGGCTCGGTGCCGCTGGAGGAGGCGGGCGCCCTGCTGCGCGCGGCCGGCTACACCGGCTGGGTGTCGCTGGAGTGGGAGCGGACGTGGTATCCGCACGTCGCGCCGGTCGAGGAGATCCTGCCGGGCGCGGCGGCCTGGGTGCGGCGCTTCGCGGGGTGA
- a CDS encoding SSI family serine proteinase inhibitor, translated as MKRAIGTMALCAAFLACASPAPAQAARPAKGKLKIAVAVKGSPTRGVTLRCNPDGGTHPHAKEACDVLRKYKGDLSAMHVPKTNSCGDEVQPYAVVIKGTWGGKKVEWSKGYRNACVMKAAGGALLS; from the coding sequence ATGAAGCGAGCAATCGGCACGATGGCCCTGTGCGCGGCGTTCCTGGCGTGCGCGTCCCCCGCCCCCGCACAGGCGGCCCGCCCGGCGAAGGGCAAGCTCAAGATCGCCGTCGCGGTGAAGGGCTCCCCCACCAGGGGGGTCACCCTTCGCTGCAACCCCGACGGCGGCACGCACCCGCACGCCAAGGAGGCCTGCGACGTGCTGCGCAAGTACAAGGGCGACCTCAGCGCGATGCACGTCCCGAAGACCAACTCCTGCGGCGATGAGGTCCAGCCGTACGCGGTGGTCATCAAGGGCACCTGGGGCGGCAAGAAGGTGGAGTGGAGCAAGGGCTACCGCAACGCCTGCGTGATGAAGGCCGCGGGCGGGGCGCTGCTGTCCTGA
- a CDS encoding 3-hydroxyacyl-CoA dehydrogenase NAD-binding domain-containing protein, which produces MSTIKNWRALLGERNPDEVVTKALVRDVQLPGGAGTMALITLDNGFDHTKPNTFGPLGLFALDEALTEIAGRTDLAAVGVTGKPFIFAVGADLKGAAALRTREEALAIGALGHHVFRQLGELDVPSFAFVNGAAMGGGLEVALHCTYRTISSGVPAVALPECFLGLVPGWGGTQLLPRLVGPAAAIKLIIENPLAQNRVTKGADAFALGVADAMFEPADFLEESLRWASRVLKGEVTVERAAHDGWEKAVADARFLVDMKLRGASPAPYRALDLIAMAETASRDEGFAAEDEALADLLTGDELRAGLYAFDLVQRRAKRPAGAPDKALARKVTKVGVVGAGLMASQMALLFARRLEVPVVLTDLDQARLDKGVGYVHAEADKLLAKGRISADQANRLKSLVTGSLTKDAFADADFVIEAVFEDLAVKKQVFAEVEAVVPAECVLATNTSSLSLTEMGADLAHPERLVGFHFFNPVAVMPLLEIIRGAATDDATLATAFAVGRTLKKSSVLVKDAPAFVVNRLLTCFMGEVVAAVDEGTPLEVAEHALDGLGLPMTPFALLQLVGPAVGLHVAETLHAAFPDRYGVSANLAKLVAAGKPGVYRPDFTLDPEAVAFFGGGDRPSTAEEVRERVLRALAREIRIMLDEGVVAAPQDIDLCMILGAGWPFHLGGITPYLDRTGIAQPRFLPPGVASVPA; this is translated from the coding sequence ATGAGCACGATCAAGAACTGGCGGGCGCTGCTCGGCGAGCGCAACCCCGACGAGGTCGTCACCAAGGCGCTCGTCCGCGACGTCCAGCTGCCGGGCGGCGCGGGCACGATGGCGCTGATCACCCTGGACAACGGCTTCGACCACACCAAGCCGAACACCTTCGGCCCGCTCGGCCTGTTCGCGCTGGACGAGGCGCTGACCGAGATCGCCGGGCGCACCGATCTCGCCGCCGTGGGCGTGACCGGCAAGCCGTTCATCTTCGCCGTCGGGGCCGACCTCAAGGGCGCGGCGGCGCTGCGCACCCGCGAGGAGGCCCTCGCCATCGGCGCGCTCGGCCACCACGTCTTCCGGCAGCTGGGCGAGCTGGACGTCCCGTCGTTCGCGTTCGTCAACGGCGCGGCCATGGGCGGCGGCCTGGAGGTCGCGCTGCACTGCACCTACCGGACGATCTCCTCCGGCGTGCCCGCCGTGGCGCTGCCCGAGTGCTTCCTCGGCCTGGTGCCCGGCTGGGGCGGCACGCAGCTCCTGCCGCGCCTCGTCGGCCCGGCCGCCGCGATCAAGCTGATCATCGAGAACCCGCTCGCCCAGAACCGCGTGACGAAGGGCGCCGACGCCTTCGCGCTCGGCGTCGCCGACGCCATGTTCGAGCCGGCCGACTTCCTGGAGGAGTCGCTGCGCTGGGCGTCCCGCGTGCTCAAGGGCGAGGTGACGGTCGAGCGCGCCGCCCACGACGGCTGGGAGAAGGCGGTCGCCGACGCGCGCTTCCTCGTGGACATGAAGCTGCGCGGCGCCTCCCCCGCCCCCTACCGGGCGCTCGACCTCATCGCCATGGCCGAGACCGCCTCGCGGGACGAGGGCTTCGCCGCCGAGGACGAGGCGCTGGCCGACCTGCTGACGGGCGACGAGCTGCGGGCCGGGCTCTACGCGTTCGACCTGGTGCAGCGCCGGGCCAAGCGGCCGGCGGGCGCGCCGGACAAGGCGCTGGCCCGCAAGGTCACCAAGGTCGGCGTGGTCGGGGCGGGGCTGATGGCCTCGCAGATGGCGCTGCTGTTCGCCCGCCGCCTGGAGGTGCCGGTCGTCCTCACCGACCTCGACCAGGCCCGCCTGGACAAGGGCGTCGGCTACGTCCACGCCGAGGCCGACAAGCTGCTGGCCAAGGGCCGCATCTCCGCCGACCAGGCCAACCGGCTGAAGTCGCTGGTCACCGGCTCGCTGACCAAGGACGCCTTCGCCGACGCCGACTTCGTCATCGAGGCCGTCTTCGAGGACCTGGCGGTCAAGAAGCAGGTCTTCGCCGAGGTGGAGGCCGTGGTGCCGGCCGAGTGCGTGCTCGCCACCAACACCTCCTCGCTGTCGCTGACCGAGATGGGCGCCGACCTGGCGCACCCGGAGCGGCTGGTCGGCTTCCACTTCTTCAACCCGGTCGCGGTCATGCCGCTGCTGGAGATCATCAGGGGCGCCGCGACCGACGACGCCACGCTCGCCACGGCCTTCGCCGTCGGCAGGACGCTGAAGAAGTCGTCGGTGCTGGTCAAGGACGCTCCGGCGTTCGTGGTCAACCGGCTGCTGACCTGCTTCATGGGCGAGGTCGTCGCGGCCGTGGACGAGGGCACGCCCCTGGAGGTCGCCGAGCACGCGCTGGACGGGCTCGGGCTGCCGATGACGCCGTTCGCGCTGCTGCAGCTCGTCGGGCCCGCCGTCGGCCTGCACGTGGCCGAGACGCTGCACGCGGCCTTCCCCGACCGGTACGGCGTGTCGGCGAACCTGGCCAAGCTGGTGGCCGCCGGCAAGCCGGGCGTCTACCGGCCGGACTTCACCCTCGACCCGGAGGCGGTGGCCTTCTTCGGGGGCGGCGACCGGCCCTCGACGGCCGAGGAGGTCCGGGAGCGGGTGCTCAGGGCGCTGGCGCGGGAGATCCGGATCATGCTCGACGAGGGCGTGGTGGCCGCGCCGCAGGACATCGACCTGTGCATGATCCTCGGCGCCGGCTGGCCGTTCCATCTGGGTGGCATCACGCCTTATCTGGACAGGACCGGCATCGCCCAGCCGCGCTTCCTTCCTCCCGGTGTGGCCTCCGTACCTGCCTGA
- a CDS encoding LCP family protein, with amino-acid sequence MSVGLTGVLVAGTLGGYAYYRSILSSIDQEDIVVDATRPPETGALNVLLVGSDSREGDNKKYGAKSQGLGERTDTIMLLHISPNRDKATMISFPRDSMVMVPQCTGHNGTVIAPGVRQINAAFNDGGINCTIKTLESLTNIKINHFVKVDFTGFKGIIDALGGIEICLPKPVNDPKAKLVLGAGKHVVSGEQALGYVRTRYALGDGSDLSRIQRQQVFLTKVLAKVTDGGLLTNPVKLNGFLQSAAAAVTVDSGLSPDRMLEIADSVKGLSAKELKGITVPVEAYPQDKNRVQFSEPAARNFFEAVRNDVEVTATPTPGKPAARKIEHGQVRVQVLNGTGEQGKALQVAEELAAQGFAVIQVGNAPATPTTAVRYAKKDAQDGPAYADAVAARLSKDKRTPVAGKIAPVNTDVYQSKVPAPKGGPVVQLVIGADWPGVRVLSAIPDSLKDKVVDVNTNPCK; translated from the coding sequence GTGAGCGTCGGGCTGACCGGGGTGCTGGTGGCGGGGACACTGGGCGGCTACGCCTACTACCGCAGCATCCTCAGCAGCATCGACCAGGAGGACATCGTGGTCGACGCGACCCGGCCTCCCGAGACCGGCGCGCTCAACGTGCTGCTCGTCGGCTCCGACTCGCGCGAGGGCGACAACAAGAAGTACGGCGCCAAGTCGCAGGGCCTGGGCGAGCGCACCGACACGATCATGCTGCTGCACATCTCCCCCAACCGGGACAAGGCCACCATGATCAGCTTCCCGCGCGACTCGATGGTGATGGTGCCCCAGTGCACGGGCCACAACGGCACCGTGATCGCGCCCGGCGTCCGCCAGATCAACGCCGCCTTCAACGACGGCGGCATCAACTGCACGATCAAGACGCTGGAGTCGCTCACCAACATCAAGATCAACCACTTCGTGAAGGTCGACTTCACCGGCTTCAAGGGCATCATCGACGCGCTCGGCGGCATCGAGATCTGCCTGCCCAAGCCGGTCAACGACCCCAAGGCGAAGCTGGTGCTCGGCGCCGGCAAGCACGTGGTGAGCGGCGAGCAGGCCCTCGGGTACGTCCGCACCCGCTACGCGCTCGGCGACGGCAGCGACCTCAGCCGCATCCAGCGTCAGCAGGTCTTTCTCACCAAGGTCCTGGCGAAGGTCACCGACGGCGGCCTGCTCACCAACCCGGTCAAGCTCAACGGCTTCCTCCAGTCGGCCGCCGCCGCCGTCACCGTGGACAGCGGGCTGTCGCCCGACCGCATGCTGGAGATCGCCGACAGCGTCAAGGGGCTGAGCGCCAAGGAGCTCAAGGGCATCACGGTGCCGGTGGAGGCGTACCCGCAGGACAAGAACCGGGTGCAGTTCAGCGAGCCGGCGGCGCGCAACTTCTTCGAGGCGGTGCGCAACGACGTCGAGGTCACCGCCACCCCCACGCCCGGCAAGCCGGCCGCGCGGAAGATCGAGCACGGCCAGGTGCGGGTGCAGGTGCTCAACGGCACCGGCGAGCAGGGCAAGGCCCTTCAGGTGGCCGAGGAGCTGGCCGCGCAGGGGTTCGCGGTCATCCAGGTCGGCAACGCGCCCGCCACGCCCACCACCGCTGTCAGGTACGCGAAGAAGGACGCCCAGGACGGGCCGGCGTACGCCGACGCGGTGGCCGCCCGGCTGTCGAAGGACAAGCGGACGCCGGTGGCGGGCAAGATCGCGCCCGTGAACACCGACGTCTACCAGTCGAAGGTGCCTGCGCCCAAGGGCGGGCCGGTCGTCCAACTCGTCATCGGGGCCGACTGGCCGGGGGTGCGGGTGTTGTCGGCGATCCCTGACTCGCTGAAGGACAAGGTCGTCGACGTCAACACCAATCCCTGCAAGTAA
- a CDS encoding amino acid permease yields MDIFRTKSVEQSIRDTEDPEHRLRKRLTALDLTVFGIGVIIGTGIFVLTGQVAKETAGPAVALSFVVAGVVCGLAALCYAEFASTIPVAGSAYTFAFATLGEFPAWVIGWDLILELALAAAVVAVGWAGYFASMLESIGIPLPAAIAGDEAVVNLPAVIIVAILTAVLVAGIKLSSRVNLILVITKVAVVLVVIVAGLFFVKAANYTPFIPDPVSTPGVEGVKAPLFQVLFGITPVAFGVLGIFSAAAIVFFAFIGFDIVATAAEETIEPQKDVPRGIFGSLAICTVLYVAVSLVVVGMQNYTRLSTSAPLSDAFIAVGQDWLATIISLGALAGLTTVVLVLLLGQTRVLFAMSRDGLVPRTLSRVHPRFGTPAKLTVVIGVVTMALAGFVSFGELAELVNIGTLFAFVVVSIGVWVLRRTRPDLPRAFRVPLVPLLPILSVLACLYLMLNLPVETWLRFVIWMVLGVLVYFGYGYRHSRTGGARTGR; encoded by the coding sequence GTGGACATCTTTCGCACGAAGAGCGTCGAGCAGTCGATCCGCGACACCGAGGATCCGGAGCATCGGCTGCGCAAGCGCCTGACCGCTCTGGATCTCACGGTCTTCGGCATCGGTGTGATCATCGGCACCGGGATCTTCGTGCTCACGGGACAGGTGGCCAAGGAGACGGCGGGGCCGGCGGTGGCGCTGTCGTTCGTCGTGGCGGGCGTGGTGTGCGGGCTGGCGGCGCTCTGCTACGCCGAGTTCGCCTCCACGATCCCGGTCGCGGGCTCGGCCTACACCTTCGCCTTCGCCACCCTCGGCGAGTTCCCCGCCTGGGTGATCGGCTGGGACCTGATCCTGGAGCTGGCGCTCGCCGCGGCGGTGGTGGCGGTCGGCTGGGCGGGCTACTTCGCCTCGATGCTGGAGTCCATCGGGATCCCGCTGCCGGCCGCGATCGCGGGCGACGAGGCCGTGGTCAACCTGCCGGCCGTGATCATCGTCGCGATCCTCACGGCGGTGCTGGTGGCCGGGATCAAGCTGTCGTCCCGGGTCAACCTGATCCTGGTGATCACCAAGGTCGCCGTGGTGCTGGTGGTGATCGTGGCCGGGCTGTTCTTCGTCAAGGCGGCCAACTACACGCCCTTCATCCCCGACCCGGTGAGCACGCCGGGCGTCGAGGGGGTGAAGGCGCCGCTGTTCCAGGTGCTGTTCGGGATCACGCCGGTGGCCTTCGGGGTGCTCGGCATCTTCTCGGCGGCGGCGATCGTGTTCTTCGCCTTCATCGGCTTCGACATCGTGGCGACGGCCGCCGAGGAGACCATCGAGCCGCAGAAGGACGTGCCCCGCGGCATCTTCGGCTCGCTGGCCATCTGCACGGTCCTCTACGTCGCCGTCTCCCTCGTGGTCGTCGGCATGCAGAACTACACCCGGCTGAGCACGTCGGCGCCGCTCTCCGACGCCTTCATCGCCGTCGGCCAGGACTGGCTGGCCACCATCATCAGCCTGGGCGCGCTGGCCGGCCTCACCACCGTCGTCCTGGTGCTGCTGCTGGGCCAGACGCGGGTGCTGTTCGCGATGTCGCGCGACGGGCTGGTGCCGCGCACGCTGTCCCGGGTGCACCCCCGCTTCGGCACGCCCGCCAAGCTGACGGTCGTCATCGGCGTGGTGACGATGGCGCTGGCCGGGTTCGTCTCGTTCGGGGAGCTGGCCGAGCTGGTCAACATCGGCACGCTGTTCGCGTTCGTGGTGGTCTCGATCGGCGTGTGGGTGCTCCGGCGCACCCGGCCCGACCTGCCGCGGGCCTTCCGCGTCCCGCTGGTGCCGCTGCTGCCGATCCTGTCGGTGCTGGCCTGCCTCTACCTGATGCTCAACCTGCCGGTGGAGACCTGGCTGCGGTTCGTCATCTGGATGGTGCTCGGCGTGCTCGTCTACTTCGGCTACGGCTACCGCCACAGCAGGACCGGGGGCGCCCGGACCGGCCGCTGA